One Deinococcus ruber DNA window includes the following coding sequences:
- a CDS encoding prepilin peptidase — MIPDALITVFAALLGLLIGSFSNVLIWRLPRHESINFPPSHCPHCNHQLAPLDLVPVLSWVALRGKCRYCGAPISPRYPIIELITGIGYALLSVAFPASVIGWSLLGLCLLFTFLLVSSVIDTETYTIPDELTLPGAVIGLIFGVVNARSGGAAAAGLPVFEAALRGMLLGAGLLIVIDLFGSWVLRRFRERSYPEFPLGFQQIGVSLLAGAWLGVWWGVAAGVLSAVLNMALRRVLRVPEWLTLGGTLLSLAVAGSGSGIGPGLILMVQGSVAAAGGMALLCGVYWWLRPGEEDEDEQYDPSAMGFGDVKLAALIGAFLGWEKLLVAVVVAVFAGALLGVLQLLVWKENRLKFGPYLAIGAVVALLFGPRLIELYRSTFGL; from the coding sequence GTGATTCCAGACGCCCTTATCACGGTGTTCGCCGCCCTGCTGGGCCTGCTGATCGGCTCGTTTTCCAATGTGCTGATCTGGCGACTGCCCCGGCACGAAAGCATCAATTTCCCGCCCTCGCACTGTCCGCACTGTAACCACCAGCTTGCCCCGCTCGATCTGGTGCCGGTGCTGTCGTGGGTGGCGCTGCGCGGCAAATGTCGGTACTGCGGCGCACCCATCAGCCCGCGCTATCCAATCATCGAACTCATCACCGGTATCGGGTACGCGCTGCTCAGCGTGGCGTTTCCGGCGTCGGTCATCGGCTGGAGTCTGCTGGGGCTGTGCCTGCTGTTCACCTTCCTGCTGGTCAGCTCGGTCATCGACACCGAGACGTATACCATTCCCGACGAACTGACGCTGCCGGGCGCGGTTATCGGCCTGATCTTCGGCGTGGTCAATGCCCGCAGCGGCGGCGCGGCGGCAGCGGGTCTGCCGGTATTCGAGGCAGCGCTGCGCGGCATGCTGCTCGGTGCGGGCCTGCTGATCGTAATCGACCTGTTCGGGTCGTGGGTGCTGCGGCGATTCCGCGAGCGTTCGTATCCCGAGTTTCCGCTGGGCTTTCAGCAGATCGGCGTGTCGCTGCTGGCGGGCGCGTGGCTGGGCGTGTGGTGGGGCGTGGCGGCGGGCGTGCTGAGCGCCGTGCTGAATATGGCGCTGCGCCGGGTGCTGCGCGTGCCCGAGTGGCTGACGCTGGGCGGCACGCTGCTGAGTCTGGCGGTGGCGGGCAGTGGCAGCGGCATCGGGCCGGGCCTGATTCTGATGGTGCAGGGAAGTGTGGCGGCGGCGGGCGGTATGGCGCTGCTGTGCGGCGTGTACTGGTGGCTGCGCCCCGGAGAAGAAGACGAGGACGAGCAGTACGATCCCAGCGCGATGGGCTTCGGCGACGTGAAACTGGCCGCCCTGATCGGCGCGTTTCTGGGCTGGGAAAAGTTGCTGGTGGCGGTGGTCGTCGCGGTGTTCGCGGGCGCACTGCTGGGCGTGCTGCAACTGCTGGTCTGGAAGGAAAACCGCCTGAAATTCGGCCCCTATCTGGCAATCGGCGCGGTGGTGGCGCTGCTGTTCGGGCCGCGCCTGATCGAGCTCTACCGCAGCACCTTCGGTCTATGA
- a CDS encoding GNAT family N-acetyltransferase: MTERLPEYSIRPATPADFPAIANVMNAVWPDQPLTVQGLEEEEKSAAASNLPLRRGRLLAELNAQVVGVAEYTQYAGMYHPQKFNVAVSVHPAFSGRGVGRALSAALHHALAPFNPISFTAGTQENHPRGLDFLARQGYAEVLRSFEMRLHVPSFDAPVWEGAGAMPPGYTLKTLAELGADDPQVQRRIYELWREVRLDVPRSDPATDVPLPDFARRFADNPYLWPSGYLIAVHDASGEYVATSELWTSDGTHLDTGLTGTRQAHRRHGLGLALKLAAIRIAAAHGYDELRTGNATNNRPMIALNERLGFRPELAWVYMQREFGAADGLHP; this comes from the coding sequence ATGACAGAACGGCTGCCCGAATATTCGATTCGCCCCGCGACCCCTGCCGATTTTCCCGCCATTGCTAATGTGATGAACGCCGTCTGGCCCGACCAGCCTCTGACGGTGCAGGGGCTGGAGGAGGAAGAGAAGAGCGCCGCCGCCTCCAACCTGCCGCTCCGGCGGGGCCGCCTGCTGGCCGAGCTGAATGCACAGGTCGTCGGCGTGGCCGAGTACACCCAGTACGCGGGCATGTACCATCCGCAGAAGTTTAATGTGGCCGTCAGCGTCCATCCGGCCTTCAGCGGACGGGGCGTGGGGCGGGCACTGTCGGCGGCGCTGCACCACGCGCTCGCGCCCTTTAATCCCATCAGTTTCACGGCAGGTACGCAGGAAAACCACCCGCGTGGCCTGGATTTTCTGGCGCGGCAGGGCTACGCGGAGGTGCTGCGTTCTTTCGAGATGCGGCTGCATGTTCCGTCCTTCGACGCCCCCGTCTGGGAAGGTGCCGGGGCCATGCCGCCCGGCTATACGCTGAAGACTCTGGCCGAGCTGGGCGCAGACGATCCGCAGGTGCAGCGCCGCATCTACGAGCTGTGGCGGGAAGTTCGGCTGGATGTGCCGCGCAGCGACCCCGCCACCGACGTGCCGCTGCCCGACTTTGCCCGGCGCTTCGCAGACAATCCGTACCTGTGGCCCAGCGGCTACCTGATCGCGGTACACGACGCGAGCGGCGAGTATGTCGCTACCTCCGAGCTGTGGACATCGGACGGAACGCACCTCGACACCGGACTGACCGGCACGCGCCAAGCCCACCGGCGGCACGGGCTGGGGCTGGCGCTCAAGCTGGCAGCCATTCGCATCGCCGCCGCGCACGGCTACGACGAACTTCGCACCGGCAATGCCACCAACAATCGCCCGATGATCGCACTGAACGAGCGGCTGGGCTTTCGGCCCGAGCTGGCGTGGGTGTACATGCAGCGCGAATTCGGCGCGGCAGACGGGTTGCATCCCTGA
- a CDS encoding GNAT family N-acetyltransferase, whose protein sequence is MTALYRNFAESDAPAVAALVSRLYPDRAVSATELLNADRDQQNAGSRHARFLALAPGGELAGFSAYDQSLGQFHPRRFRLEVIVAPEWRQQGIGAALYAWAETQLLTVNALTVRSNVSEDDEAAQRFARQRGFAEERRTWVSSLDVTHFDAAPYAGLEARLLAGGVQLLSAADLARQHPHDWQARLHALFSEVRLDVPRSDPATPISLSQYREWILEDPGFLPEAFILARTQGGELVGQSDLYRSQNSPDLFIGLTGVQRAWRGLGLATALKLRGVRYAQAQGVARIWTDNESSNAPMLRVNERLGFVREPARLSVVRHWPEV, encoded by the coding sequence ATGACCGCCCTCTACCGGAACTTTGCCGAATCCGACGCCCCAGCGGTGGCGGCTCTGGTGTCGCGGCTGTATCCAGACCGCGCCGTGAGCGCTACCGAACTGCTGAACGCCGACCGCGACCAGCAGAACGCAGGCAGCCGCCATGCCCGGTTTCTGGCGCTCGCACCCGGCGGAGAACTGGCGGGCTTCTCGGCTTACGACCAGTCGCTCGGCCAGTTTCATCCGCGCCGCTTTCGGCTCGAAGTGATCGTCGCTCCCGAATGGCGGCAGCAGGGCATCGGAGCCGCGCTGTACGCGTGGGCCGAAACGCAGCTTCTGACCGTGAACGCGCTGACGGTGCGCTCGAACGTGAGCGAGGACGACGAGGCGGCGCAGCGCTTTGCCCGGCAGCGCGGCTTTGCCGAGGAGCGGAGAACCTGGGTCAGTTCGCTCGACGTGACGCACTTCGACGCCGCCCCGTATGCGGGCCTGGAAGCCCGGCTGCTGGCCGGTGGCGTGCAACTGCTCAGCGCCGCCGACCTCGCCCGGCAGCACCCGCACGACTGGCAGGCCCGGCTGCACGCGCTCTTCAGCGAGGTGCGGCTGGATGTGCCGCGCAGCGACCCCGCCACGCCGATCTCGCTCTCCCAGTACCGCGAATGGATCCTGGAAGATCCCGGCTTTCTGCCGGAAGCGTTCATCCTGGCCCGGACGCAGGGCGGTGAACTGGTGGGTCAGTCTGACCTGTACCGCAGCCAGAACAGCCCCGATCTGTTCATCGGCCTGACCGGGGTGCAGCGGGCGTGGCGCGGGCTGGGGCTGGCAACGGCGCTGAAGCTGCGCGGCGTGCGGTACGCACAGGCACAGGGCGTGGCCCGCATCTGGACGGACAACGAGAGCAGCAATGCCCCGATGCTGCGCGTCAACGAGCGCCTGGGCTTCGTGCGCGAACCCGCCCGCCTGAGTGTGGTGCGCCACTGGCCGGAGGTCTGA
- a CDS encoding GNAT family N-acetyltransferase encodes MSTPTAPLHVRLATPADLEAAAHVYTLARPGNPATAQRLHHEDAAQQAAGAYHHRWLALAGEDVVGAAELMEPLGSRHGADAGGVFWMELAVLEDWRGQGLATRLFRTLLQDLQTQRPRTLKAILSEANPIAMRFAQTRGFHEGERFWDRTLNLAAFDAPRHTAVIPAGVSFLNLGEFRAQHPAPLSALHTLYEEARLDLPRAPGETFQPMPENATEDWLSALQPELVTLAVSADNPPRPLALAALEPSGVPGELVVSMTGVARAERGRGMARAVKVASMVAARAAGWQVIRTTNHSTNLPMLRVNDALGFGREPARLGMIREWPA; translated from the coding sequence ATGAGCACGCCCACCGCGCCGCTGCACGTGCGGCTCGCCACGCCTGCCGACCTGGAGGCTGCCGCCCACGTGTATACCCTGGCCCGGCCCGGCAATCCGGCCACCGCCCAGCGGCTGCACCACGAAGACGCCGCGCAGCAGGCCGCCGGAGCGTATCACCACCGCTGGCTGGCACTGGCGGGCGAAGACGTGGTGGGGGCCGCCGAGCTGATGGAGCCGCTGGGATCACGCCACGGCGCAGACGCGGGCGGCGTCTTCTGGATGGAACTGGCGGTGCTGGAGGACTGGCGGGGCCAGGGGCTGGCAACGCGGCTGTTCCGCACCCTGCTGCAAGACCTCCAGACGCAGCGCCCCCGCACGCTCAAGGCGATTCTCAGCGAGGCCAACCCCATCGCCATGCGCTTCGCCCAGACGCGGGGATTCCACGAGGGCGAGCGCTTCTGGGACCGCACCCTGAACCTCGCCGCCTTCGATGCGCCCAGGCACACAGCCGTGATTCCGGCGGGCGTGAGCTTCCTGAATCTCGGTGAATTCAGGGCGCAGCACCCGGCTCCGCTATCGGCGCTGCACACTCTGTACGAGGAAGCGCGGCTGGATCTGCCCCGCGCTCCCGGCGAAACGTTTCAGCCGATGCCCGAGAATGCCACCGAAGACTGGCTCAGCGCCCTGCAACCGGAACTGGTGACGCTGGCGGTGAGCGCCGACAACCCGCCGCGCCCGCTGGCTCTGGCTGCACTGGAACCGTCGGGCGTGCCGGGCGAACTGGTGGTCTCGATGACGGGGGTGGCGCGGGCCGAGCGCGGCAGGGGCATGGCGCGGGCGGTCAAGGTGGCCTCGATGGTGGCGGCGCGGGCGGCAGGCTGGCAGGTCATCCGCACCACCAATCACAGCACCAATCTGCCGATGCTGAGGGTCAACGACGCGCTGGGCTTCGGGCGCGAACCCGCGCGGCTGGGAATGATCCGCGAGTGGCCCGCATGA
- a CDS encoding GNAT family N-acetyltransferase: MSATRTFELRAVQKPQDFAALAALQSASNPDWPVTPELLQIWDAAFDSALFRHELTAWQQGRLIGLGSVSHNDFAYEPWRYRGRIAVHPDDRNRGVGAALYDELLGVLKARGARELQTMLKETDAPGLRFLEKRGWKQVWRRHEFRVDTTHFEMAAPLPDLGGLRLESLEALASDPKRDVRLHELDWTLFQDVPMDQNFTKRPLEAWVKQELQDPTMRLDLSFALLDDTQQDPLHGPYVGYTTLMHNPSGFYVIGMTGVKREYRGRGLAKALKLASMQALQQGDGEIRTFNDPPNVAMIGMNRALGFVQLPDHLRLELQLEPETA, encoded by the coding sequence ATGTCTGCCACACGCACGTTTGAACTCCGGGCTGTTCAGAAACCGCAGGATTTCGCCGCTCTGGCCGCGCTGCAATCGGCCTCCAACCCCGACTGGCCGGTCACGCCCGAGCTGCTTCAGATCTGGGACGCGGCCTTCGACAGCGCCCTGTTTCGCCACGAACTCACCGCCTGGCAGCAGGGCCGCCTGATCGGGCTGGGCAGCGTAAGCCACAACGATTTCGCCTACGAACCGTGGCGCTACCGGGGCCGCATTGCCGTTCATCCGGACGACAGAAACCGGGGAGTCGGTGCGGCGCTGTACGACGAACTGCTGGGCGTGCTGAAAGCGCGGGGAGCCAGAGAACTCCAGACCATGCTCAAGGAAACCGACGCGCCGGGGCTGAGATTCCTGGAGAAGCGCGGCTGGAAGCAGGTGTGGCGGCGACACGAATTCCGGGTCGATACCACGCACTTCGAGATGGCTGCGCCGCTGCCCGACCTGGGCGGCCTAAGGCTGGAAAGTCTGGAGGCACTCGCCAGCGATCCGAAGCGCGACGTTCGGCTGCACGAACTCGACTGGACGCTGTTTCAGGACGTACCGATGGACCAGAATTTTACCAAACGCCCGCTCGAAGCGTGGGTCAAGCAGGAACTTCAGGACCCGACCATGCGCCTAGACCTGTCGTTCGCGCTGCTGGACGACACCCAGCAGGACCCTCTGCACGGCCCCTACGTGGGCTATACCACGCTGATGCACAACCCCAGCGGCTTTTACGTCATCGGCATGACCGGAGTAAAGCGCGAGTACCGGGGGCGAGGTCTGGCAAAAGCGCTGAAGCTGGCCTCGATGCAGGCGCTTCAGCAGGGCGACGGCGAGATCCGCACCTTCAACGATCCGCCCAACGTCGCCATGATCGGAATGAACCGCGCCCTGGGCTTCGTGCAGTTGCCCGACCACCTGCGCCTGGAACTGCAACTGGAGCCGGAAACCGCATGA
- a CDS encoding PIG-L deacetylase family protein produces the protein MSDSLKLLLILPHPDDEVYGASGTLMDYVAAGHTTGLVTLTRGEAGRTLGLADSPTALGDLRMVELRACLDVIGVQVHEQHTFPDKYLKDQPIEPLIEVAREAMLRHRPETVLTFPPNGSNGHPDHVTTHTAVKAAWDSLPEGQRPQLWYYASPTPPDVLALQAAYLPPNIQRDVSAHITRKLTAIACHRTQALSTVDFIRRFADRITVETFYQVPAQSAS, from the coding sequence ATGAGTGATTCTCTGAAACTGCTGCTGATTCTTCCCCACCCCGACGACGAGGTTTACGGCGCGTCGGGCACCCTGATGGACTACGTCGCGGCAGGCCACACCACCGGACTCGTGACCCTGACGCGGGGCGAGGCGGGGCGCACTCTGGGGCTGGCCGACAGTCCGACAGCGCTGGGCGATCTGCGAATGGTCGAACTGCGGGCCTGCCTCGACGTGATCGGGGTGCAGGTTCACGAGCAGCACACCTTTCCCGACAAGTACCTGAAAGACCAGCCGATAGAGCCGTTGATCGAGGTGGCACGCGAAGCCATGCTGCGCCACCGCCCGGAAACGGTGCTGACCTTTCCACCCAACGGCAGCAACGGCCACCCCGATCACGTCACCACCCACACGGCGGTCAAAGCCGCCTGGGACAGCCTGCCGGAAGGCCAGAGGCCGCAGCTGTGGTACTACGCCAGCCCGACGCCGCCCGACGTGCTGGCCCTGCAAGCCGCGTACCTGCCCCCGAACATCCAGCGCGACGTGTCGGCGCACATTACGCGCAAGCTGACCGCCATCGCCTGCCACCGCACCCAGGCGCTCAGTACCGTGGATTTCATCCGGCGGTTCGCAGACCGTATCACCGTGGAAACCTTCTATCAGGTGCCCGCCCAAAGCGCTTCATGA
- a CDS encoding ABC transporter ATP-binding protein translates to MTKTAAPAPSAIEVRGLYKSYRDQAVLEDVNLSVRPGEVYALTGPNGAGKTTLIRTLTGLAFPTKGQVFLMGRNVHDDGPRARANLGAVVEAPARFYPQFTGTQNLTMHARLAAMAPTKGRQIGRDRIREVLALLELTRMADRKVGEFSLGQRQRLGVAAAILADPKVLILDEPTSGLDPLGINLIHRIVTSLATSGCAVILSTHHLREIATYAHTVGILTAGRMVDHVDLRSRKAAYRFRVDDPVGAAEVLEALPFVRRATARPPFAVAHLGGEARVPEALAALISGGVRVYEAAPDHFDLYEYYRERVEQS, encoded by the coding sequence GTGACCAAGACCGCTGCTCCTGCGCCCAGTGCTATCGAGGTGCGCGGACTCTACAAAAGTTACCGAGATCAGGCGGTGCTCGAAGATGTGAATCTGTCGGTGCGGCCCGGCGAGGTCTACGCGCTGACTGGCCCCAACGGGGCAGGCAAAACCACCCTGATCCGCACCCTGACCGGCCTGGCCTTTCCCACCAAAGGGCAGGTCTTCCTGATGGGCCGCAACGTCCACGACGACGGCCCGCGTGCCCGTGCAAACCTGGGCGCGGTGGTCGAGGCTCCGGCGCGTTTCTATCCGCAGTTCACCGGCACCCAGAACCTGACGATGCATGCCCGCCTCGCGGCGATGGCTCCCACCAAAGGCCGCCAGATCGGGCGCGACCGCATCCGCGAGGTGCTGGCGCTGCTGGAGCTGACCCGCATGGCCGACCGCAAGGTGGGCGAATTCTCGCTGGGCCAGCGGCAACGGTTGGGGGTGGCGGCGGCTATTCTGGCCGATCCGAAGGTGCTGATTCTCGACGAGCCGACCAGCGGCCTCGATCCACTGGGCATCAATCTGATTCACCGCATCGTGACCAGTCTGGCGACCAGTGGCTGCGCTGTCATCCTCAGTACCCACCACCTGCGCGAAATCGCGACCTACGCGCATACCGTGGGCATCCTGACGGCGGGGCGCATGGTCGATCACGTCGATCTTCGCAGCCGAAAGGCGGCCTACCGTTTCCGTGTCGATGATCCGGTGGGCGCGGCGGAGGTGCTGGAAGCGTTGCCATTCGTGCGCCGCGCCACGGCCCGCCCGCCCTTCGCAGTGGCGCACCTGGGCGGCGAGGCGAGGGTGCCCGAGGCGCTGGCGGCACTGATCAGCGGGGGTGTGCGCGTGTACGAGGCCGCTCCCGATCATTTCGACCTCTACGAGTACTACCGCGAACGGGTGGAACAGTCATGA
- a CDS encoding ABC transporter permease produces MLTLLRLEFLKLLGSRSVRIALLVCFLVPWLWSFAPRLQQVYGLVLTSGFQVPAISLITTVQFILPLFVALSCAEMIGVEVAQGTLAPLLLRPIDRNRVMLSKLVAALLYPALLLLALLLGSFLAGIRLGFGDFTGGSGLGPGGFIGQGALSSGMALTEVLRGYALAALVMAPIAALGLLFGVIFLNTAAAALATIATLQVMRLLTVFPEGFQKILLTTHLDVYLRQGDITQSLILLIIYTAGFSLLTIFAFDRRDV; encoded by the coding sequence GTGCTGACGCTGCTCAGACTCGAATTTCTCAAGCTGCTCGGATCCAGGAGTGTCCGGATCGCGTTGCTGGTGTGCTTTCTGGTGCCCTGGCTGTGGTCGTTCGCACCCAGACTCCAGCAGGTGTACGGCCTGGTGCTCACCAGTGGCTTTCAGGTGCCCGCCATCTCGCTGATTACCACCGTGCAGTTCATTCTGCCGCTGTTCGTGGCCCTGAGCTGCGCCGAGATGATCGGGGTGGAGGTGGCGCAGGGCACGCTGGCTCCGCTGCTGCTGCGCCCCATCGACCGCAACCGCGTGATGCTCTCGAAGCTGGTGGCGGCCCTGCTGTATCCGGCGCTACTGCTGCTGGCGCTGCTGCTGGGCAGCTTCCTGGCGGGTATTCGGCTGGGCTTCGGAGATTTTACCGGCGGCAGCGGGCTGGGGCCGGGCGGCTTTATCGGGCAGGGTGCGCTCAGCTCGGGCATGGCACTGACCGAGGTGCTTCGCGGCTACGCGCTGGCCGCGCTGGTCATGGCTCCTATCGCGGCGCTGGGTCTGCTGTTCGGCGTGATCTTCCTGAACACTGCTGCCGCCGCTCTGGCGACCATCGCCACCTTGCAGGTGATGCGGCTGCTGACGGTCTTTCCGGAAGGCTTCCAGAAAATCCTGCTGACCACGCACCTCGACGTGTATCTGCGTCAGGGCGACATCACCCAGTCGCTGATCCTGCTGATCATCTATACAGCGGGCTTCTCGCTGCTGACCATCTTCGCCTTCGACCGCCGGGACGTGTAA
- a CDS encoding putative dsRNA-binding protein, whose product MSGSANPRTDNPKGELIERARALNLGEPVFESVAQGPGHEPWFTTVISVQGRDLGRGEGRSKRDAERTASQDALQRLMAEPVLSGQAASAAAQRVAQVWPIYAEVLSQALLVAHERSDAGQLSEVAQDAARLYRTLMQELGVSPVPQNGKHDPDA is encoded by the coding sequence ATGTCGGGCTCAGCCAATCCCAGAACGGACAATCCGAAGGGCGAGCTGATCGAGCGTGCCCGCGCTCTGAACCTGGGCGAACCGGTCTTCGAGAGTGTGGCGCAGGGGCCGGGGCACGAACCGTGGTTCACAACGGTGATTTCGGTGCAGGGCCGTGACCTCGGACGCGGCGAAGGGCGCAGCAAGCGCGACGCCGAGCGTACCGCCAGTCAGGACGCCCTTCAGCGCCTGATGGCTGAGCCGGTGCTGAGTGGACAGGCAGCATCTGCGGCAGCTCAGCGTGTGGCCCAGGTATGGCCGATCTATGCCGAGGTGCTCTCGCAGGCGCTGCTGGTGGCGCACGAACGCAGCGACGCGGGCCAGCTTTCAGAGGTCGCTCAGGACGCGGCCCGGCTGTACCGGACGCTGATGCAGGAACTGGGCGTGTCGCCTGTGCCGCAGAATGGAAAGCATGACCCAGACGCCTAG
- a CDS encoding HAD family hydrolase, which produces MTQTPSSQPQKPPSAVLFDMDGVLTDNNHFHRAAWKELALELLALDLSEDDLNHKVDGGRNPEIIERLTGQPPTPQLAERFHIAKEQRYRDLARGQLRAVAGLTDYLEGLKSRGIPAVIVTSADIVNTEFALEALGIAPYFQGRILGEDVQRGKPDPQPYTLGAALLGLDAADCLAHEDAVNGVRSAAGAGCRVVALTTTQNAETLLAAGAALAVPDFTGWAAWLDD; this is translated from the coding sequence ATGACCCAGACGCCTAGCAGTCAGCCACAGAAGCCCCCCAGTGCCGTGCTGTTCGACATGGACGGCGTGCTGACCGACAACAACCACTTTCACCGCGCCGCCTGGAAGGAACTCGCGCTGGAACTGCTGGCCCTCGATCTGTCGGAAGACGACCTGAACCACAAGGTCGATGGCGGGCGAAACCCGGAGATCATCGAGCGCCTGACCGGGCAGCCGCCCACCCCGCAACTGGCCGAGCGCTTCCATATCGCCAAGGAGCAGCGGTACCGCGACCTGGCACGGGGGCAGCTCCGGGCGGTGGCGGGCCTGACAGACTATCTGGAAGGTCTGAAGTCGCGGGGTATTCCCGCCGTGATCGTGACCAGCGCCGATATCGTCAACACCGAGTTCGCGTTGGAAGCACTGGGCATCGCGCCGTATTTTCAGGGCCGCATTCTGGGCGAAGACGTGCAGCGCGGCAAACCCGATCCGCAGCCGTACACCCTGGGCGCGGCGCTGCTGGGTCTGGACGCCGCCGACTGTCTGGCCCACGAGGACGCGGTGAACGGGGTGCGGAGCGCGGCGGGCGCGGGATGCCGGGTGGTCGCGCTGACCACCACCCAGAATGCCGAAACGCTGCTGGCAGCGGGCGCGGCGCTGGCAGTGCCGGATTTCACGGGCTGGGCCGCGTGGCTGGACGACTGA
- a CDS encoding YraN family protein has product MKGADAEDRALRHLLDSGHTLLARNYRIPGGEIDLVTQDAGGLLVFSEVRQRRSAHHGSAAESVTPRKLALMQRAALSYLLRERGRDDLPCRLQVIGIDGSAAGGALSVLSVD; this is encoded by the coding sequence GTGAAGGGTGCAGATGCCGAAGACCGCGCCCTGAGGCATCTGCTGGACAGCGGCCACACACTGCTGGCCCGCAATTACCGCATTCCCGGCGGCGAGATCGATCTGGTGACGCAGGACGCGGGCGGCCTTCTGGTGTTCAGCGAGGTGAGGCAGCGGCGCAGCGCCCACCACGGCAGCGCCGCCGAAAGCGTGACGCCGCGCAAGCTCGCGCTGATGCAGCGGGCCGCGCTGAGCTATCTGCTGCGCGAGCGGGGCCGCGACGACTTGCCCTGCCGCCTTCAGGTGATCGGCATCGACGGTTCGGCAGCGGGCGGAGCGCTCAGCGTCCTGTCGGTGGACTGA